The Acidianus infernus genome window below encodes:
- the cdvA gene encoding cell division protein CdvA, whose translation MISAEILMKYIGQKVKDPYGRDFGYIVHVYTEVDGSVTGIEVAQGNSFNTIDPSRIKIDGDNIVVLPDWKAEAIKTLTYMEKIRKRQRALEELYAKQEIPKSTYDDMKRKLDTEMVKIRDDYTKIKNKLKQRLNDVEDQLTQIDKAMIAVKMSYIAAEMSESSYKNSIEILRQAKDSYTMEKDDIRKTLDKLDLLDKEGLDLKTPTPIGNTSDQSNKNDQNKSDIPMPIPVKVINTL comes from the coding sequence ATGATATCAGCTGAGATATTAATGAAATACATTGGACAAAAAGTAAAAGATCCATATGGCAGAGATTTTGGATACATCGTTCACGTTTACACCGAAGTCGATGGAAGCGTTACTGGAATAGAAGTAGCTCAAGGAAATTCGTTTAATACTATAGATCCTTCTAGAATAAAAATTGACGGAGACAACATTGTAGTTTTACCAGATTGGAAAGCCGAGGCTATAAAGACCTTAACATATATGGAAAAAATTAGGAAAAGACAAAGAGCATTAGAGGAGTTGTACGCTAAACAAGAGATTCCAAAATCAACGTACGACGATATGAAAAGAAAGCTTGACACTGAAATGGTAAAGATAAGGGATGATTATACAAAGATTAAGAATAAGCTAAAACAAAGACTTAATGACGTTGAAGACCAACTAACGCAAATTGATAAAGCAATGATAGCTGTAAAAATGAGTTACATAGCTGCAGAAATGTCGGAATCTTCGTATAAAAACTCTATAGAAATTTTAAGACAGGCTAAGGATAGTTATACAATGGAAAAAGACGACATAAGGAAAACGTTAGATAAACTTGACCTATTAGATAAAGAAGGACTCGACTTAAAAACACCAACACCAATAGGTAATACTTCAGATCAGAGTAATAAGAACGATCAGAATAAGTCGGACATACCAATGCCTATACCAGTAAAGGTAATAAATACTTTATGA